The Amphiura filiformis chromosome 13, Afil_fr2py, whole genome shotgun sequence genome segment tttaatagcctctagttcggatttaaaattcacacaaaatgctttttgagtgattacaaagataattaaatacttttcattcgggggctatgtggaatttttttttatgtattccttgtacagtgacatttcacaataaaatgtccattgtaaACAAAGGTGCCGTACTCATGGCTCTGGACCCGTACCCGcactcgcaccctattttgggttcggacccgtacccgtacccgtactcatgccttgggacccgtacccgtacccgtactcattacgggtcccaatactacaagtctgtcgAAAAAGGTTCGGTAATCCGAAAAATTCGCTAGTCGGAAAGTTAGGTTTAGGCTTACAGCTAGGATTATCATGTTTAGGGTTCGGATACAAGCGGACCTTAGAACTATTGGACGTATAGACTCCATTTGAGGAACCGTATTGGTTTAGTTGTTTTTGCTATACAGGGTGTGTCAAACTggttggtactcatcagtttacagttattaaggACAAGACTACCACAACAAAACGTAACATAGGAACTACCTTTAGataaatgttatgaaaggtcatTTCAAGGGGATGTAACGCCAAACacgatgggtaccaaacattttgatacagcctgtatactaAACACAAAGCTCGGCATAGTCAAAAGTCGATCTTGACTCATTCGTGACCTAACCTATTGCTGTAGTagataatcctgttacatcatcacttttacGGCGAATATTCATATATTATCGTCTAAGTCTAATGCACATGACTACAATTTAGAATTGAGCAAAGCGTTGTTCCTCTGTGAAAATAATATGTCATGACTTAAAGCATCTGATTCCACAATGGGTTTGTATAGGTCATGCTTCATTATCCTTAACATATTGCGATCGATCCCCTGTTTccctgaaaaataaataaataaataaataaataaataaataaataaataaataaataaataaataaataaataaataaataaataaataaattaattaattaattaattaattaattaattgattaatacataaataaataaataataaatatataaatatgtgaataaataaataaaaattatcaaattcattcattcattcattcattcattcattcattcattcattcattcattcattctacaTATTACATAAAGAACCAAGGTTATATTTGCTAACAAAACCATTACCAGAGGTGATAACTGTTGATGCACGTATTTTAAAATGtctttcttatgtattttgttgttgttgttgttgttgttgttgttgttgtttttctctaCCGGAACTAGTTTTGGTACATAAGGACAAATATCAAACGTCGTGGGGTGAGTATATGTGTGGGGGAGGGGAACAGTTAATCATCACCTAAACCACATAAGTAAATCAGATGACTGAGGAGATCCCCCATACTTGATGTTTCTGTGatttaatttggatattagcaAAGGAACCCAAACTATCTCCGGTACCAATCTTTCAGAAACACCTGTAATCCTGCAACCAGtttcctaataatattaatcatTCTacaattttttcttaaaatgatcatatgaatcatttTAGTGCGGTGATAGCGCCATAAGGGGCGCatcattagatttccagggggcatgggagttcaCTTCgtccactagtgagacgaaaaaaaattgcctcactgatgagtaaaaaaaaaaatcccccacACAACTTTGTTGCCTTCGGAGgcgaaaaaaagaaaattctgccgcctttggcggctaaaaaaaatttgcctgacccaaactcccatgcctcccccctgagaatctaatggtgcgtccctaacatgCATATCTTGAAGGGCACACACTTCCACTTACCAAGAGTGTCCGTGGCCATTTGTCTTGCTTTCTTCAATAACAAACTTTCATCTACAATTACATCGACTAGACCGGCGTTTAATGCGTCGACTGCGTTGAATCTGTTCCCAAATAAAACCAAGTCTCGTAGAACTTTTGGGGATTGCACTTTAATTCTGTAAGTAGGAAAATTGACAACTTAActgaaaattgctttaaaaatatataattatgccatctttttaattaaaaaaatcctaaaattttATCGTAAAATATTTTAGATGTTTTGGAAAATGTTTTAAGAAAATATTGACGCGTTattatataccctttatgtaaccctaCATCGTGCTACCAGATAATAACGGCACGCCGTTAATGAAacatcttgagaagcaggaaaacacatcaataggaattactgcaaactttaaaatgatgcattcaaaaggtcattgtgtcatcaattctgcatcgatttggacaaatgaggtatcaaactgttgatctttgacttatggacccaCATCAAACTGGacactttctttttgggatgtgtTTATAATAAACACAATAACAATAATTACATATAGTTTCTTGTTGCATTACCTAGCTATTTCCAACAAATGTGGAGGTAGTTCCATGTTTAAATGAATCGCAGGAACGCAGATCCAGCCTTTCTGTGTCCGCATGATACGTTTATCGCACAACAGAGCTAAAAATGCCCCGCCACCGAAGGCATGACCTATCACATAAGTGTTCAAGAAAGAAAAGAAGTACAATTCAGTAAGGTACGTACGACTAAAAATCtaggatatgttacaaaacatAGAATTGTAGAATCTAGAATTTCAGAAggatactttaaatattggcaggttatttttcacacagtgacgttaactaggcaattgcctatacttctaacatacactatttgtagcggttacgcgtcaatggtgagagcactgtgtattgtgtataggaaaacggacagtaactgcagtatgacagaCCGGCGACAACAATAGGGATATCCGACTAGATTGTCCGCAgcgctacaaagaaccacaaacaaaTAAATTCGTCACATTAAAGATGCATAACACTTCTggaatgttttaagttgataatatgacaaattttaatcgggaccaagtttcaaaaggtGAGCCGAGGtgaaggtttttaaaatttgctgcttatttacgttgtcaacgttttttgatCGATAACCATTTCGACCAAAACCATTTAGTCCAATAATCTTTGTTCTAACACACAATTGGTCTATAACCATTAGGTCTAACAAGACAACTAGGGGAATTGCATAATGATTAAACAATTTCATTAGTCCAGTAgttttacatattttatttattttttaattatttgccatcaaatatgttttatatcgcaatttcaaaaatcagaattACTTGATACCAAATGGACgtattcaaaatgctattgaatatgtctgatgtgctctcaattccaacaaaaatacgtgaaaacgtcgctatccgagtccGTCAGGTGTATTAATGTTGTTTATCTTGAATGCAACAAATATAATTgaggtaaaacgttttgtgtttgcttggtactTGCCATTAATTGCAGCAATTGTTGGTAGTGAAAATGTCACCAACTTATCGTCTAATCGTTTCCATGCTTGAAAGAATTCTCTGGTTGTATCTTCATCTTGTTTAGCCAACCACACAAGATCTATTCCATTGCTGAAGAATTTCCCCGTGCCCGTGATAACCAATGCCTTGGCATTTACATTTCTTTGAGACAAAATAATAGTgacttaaaggaacactccggcaatcacaacatttacaaactcatattgaccataaaactaATAAAaccagccggctctcaacacgcgatattcaaaatccccgcgccgaaattgcctgtggcaatgacgtcatcgttatttgtgctcaatttatTGCCGTTAGCCTTCATTGTGTTAGTGGAACGTCATTGCCGCAGGCAACtttggtgtcccagaaaaaaccACGTGATTTGTGTATCATTGTTTTTCTAGTAAGGCATAATGCTTTGATCGCCGGACTGTTCGTCATGTTCGTGTAAAGCAGTTTTAATCTTATTAATTTTAAACTTCACCTCTTAAATGTTTAACAAGACTTCCTTTAAAGAACTATTCCCGATTATAGGAATTTGCAGACATATATTTTTTAAGCGAGCACTTAGAAAAAGCTTTATAGTGAAATGTTTTTGGCTGTTATTTTTCTTCCGCGCAAGCAATTTGATACTGATATTCGACGACATGTGATACAGAATATGTATGCTAGAGACTGTAGAAATTCAACCAGTCACCGATTGACCAGACAAACAACGTAAActtattccaccagccgtctacactgcgcatgtacggtgttatgcttcgtagtgacgactgattatcttacagttcaAATTGTGGCGGACCCATGCTTGCGCCTTTGGTCAATGCgccatagcgcgactgactagcggcgcccgtgtaccgcgccgTATGTACTGCGCCGCTGTGATAAGATCACGCTCTGAAgttataaaaacaacaaactcggtcttggacacaactgcgcagtctCCGTGAAACTTTCCAACCTActtaatattcatgtgcaaccagaatctggttgcaaaagtccgccactttttttccacgtagttttcaaagtcgtcaatccagaaggttgacgaatgagggcagcagtctacaaACAACGGCCTTGATCTAGATTGTTACAGACATGATGTTGCACAAACTTAACTTGTACAGAATATTGAGTAAACTGTGTCTGAAACAATCAATTGTCACATTTTaatgtttgacactattttaaagtgttgcgatttggtaattcacagcatcttgcgaatggtagtcagcattggcaaaatcgcattgctcatttcatagcgaatgtgtagaagaattcaaatatcacagatatgtgatgcgatctagcaaaatcagtcggaattaggaaatattgattttgagatatagtcaaacaaaggaaatattttcttttgtttccttatgttttggaaactctttaattgcttatatctttggaactggttgctcaatttcattggggttttctgcaaaatccagctttgtaaatgctatttattctcctataataaactgaaaatttaatatttccgagttccgactgattttgcttgatcgcgtcacatatacttttgtagatcctgtggttctcgagttatgttgtaggagggctgaaacacctgaaacacttacataaacgtacataactcattaacaacgataaatcaagcaaggttttaaagtatatggtttgtagaattaatttttgcaaaacatcaaagtgttatttttcaataatatattaatttacataatgaaaatcgatattttttggctgcttcgaccaacagtaccttgtctacaTAAAGTCAAATATCAGTGTTTGGTAACATAGTGTCTGCGatttggcatttaaaaaaattaaatcgcCCACCTTTTCCCCGTAAGAATAACATAAATGGTACCTGACTTTTGACATTCCTCGCTTTCCTACCTGTTAAATAGGAAAGTTCATAAACTCGCCACATTTTAAAGGGCTGAAAACATACACTAATTCGTACCTCTCAATACTGTTTACCGCATCCGTCATTGCATTGATACTGGTCAAATTAAACCTGTTCTCGCCATCGTTGAGCACCAACACAGCTATGTCATTGATGTAGCGAACTATATGGCCAGCCATAGTTGTTcaaattatggcaaattatatatAATATCTGGATGACTATAGACACGTTGTGCCAGCTCTtataatattttgttcaatttgtgATCAAGTTTAACTCGGGCACTATAACACTTGTTTATCTAAATATCTGACCTTTGATCTCCTATTATCTATGCCAAATTTCCACTGCTAGCCTCAATCTGACAACGTGTGCGTATTCAAAGGTGTCCGCCCGCTATGTCGAATTTTCGCTATTTCGAAATGGTACcagaaggttcgctatgtcgaatatgaaataggtTCACAAGGGAATAACCCAAAAGTTCAACGaagtcctataaacaaaagtcctttcgttcggaagggagggggtcaaaaaagtcccattacgtttgtaaaaaaaaagtagttcaaacatcggtcaaagtagatcttcttttaatgattttatatattataatttcaaaattttaatattttctgaaatacgatacacagcgtcatcatccccatacccagcaaacacaaaacgttttcgatatcattcgcaaaaggttataaaaggttgtcagaaaacgtttaaatgtcgggttatataaagggtatattaagagtataaaacgttttcataacattttttgataatctactgctcagcaaacaaaaatgttttacagaaaacgtttaaatgtcgggttatataaagggtataaaaacgttttaataacattccaaaaacattcttgaaaacttgatacaaaacattctaaacagaatgttattttggggttgataaaatattttgcaaaaaatgtttgcccaaaatattttcaataacgttttgaaaacattttaggggggtcataaaaaatttgcccgcgagttcaagtcaattttctcagcacagaaaataccaatttgctttCTCTGATAAGAAATCCCCCCTACAAGAAATCAAACGTTAATTGTTTGATCAAGAGGTAccgtatttatttaataaattatggcatgttttgtgatttcccctaTTGATTAGAAAGCAAAatacatacaaatcagcaccaaatttaacagaattaggcatataataatgattattgttgaaaatattgattttcagacccccacagacccccctgtccaaatacttgttttggccggcaccaactcattttttggccgatttggatgaaaatggtgtcaaaatgttcaagagatcatactgcatcaaataagcctgttcctaagaaatatgaaacatcacccttttaaaaggctgtttaacctacccctatttataatgataacattattacaataatataaattaattattaataattaccgTACAGCAATTTCCCCAATGCTCTTCCGCTACGTGTTTCATGACTGCTTATAGTCCAACTAGTGATTTAGTGAAGACTAAGTATTCTATaaaaaaatgtcagtatgataacagTCTGTGCTGACAAAACTAAGTTGGACATGGATAACTATGTTGTACTCAAATGGGGAGTCACAAAACATGTCACAAAATAACTAGTACCTCTTGGTAAAACAATTCAAACAGTTTGATTTCTAATATCAGGGGAATAAATTCCTAATATTTACAAAAGGAATTAAGCAAATTGGAGCTTTTTCCATGgagaaaattgacttgaactgaaaggccctgtacaaactaACAGGGATTTCACAAGGTGTCCCATTTGACAGACTGAGAAATGGGGGTAGAGCACTGGATGGAACAACATCGACTGAGAGAATAACATTTTCATGAACTGATGGGGGGGGAAATATAaaattgttagtagttttcggtcttttccaacagtgcttgagaaAAGGAGGATCcctctttaaaaaaattcaagattcTGAGGGATGAACCTTTAGAGAATTAGAACCTTggggatggaacagccaaatgaaATCCTGGGAAAAAATTACCATTGtgataaagcagtatacagactttttattgtacgtacaatattgtatgtacaatatgtacgttatttaatctattgccattctatttccagtaatgtttaagttctaacgaatgtttgatgacgcaaaatcgataatatatttctgctagatattgtatgtaacatattatcgatttttcgtcatcaaacattcgttagaacttaaacattactggaaatagaatggcaatagattaaataacgtacatattgtacatacaatattgtacgtacaatactcggagtctgaagcccgcTTAATAGTGATCCATTGCAAGTTACTCAAGGCAATCAAAATCTACTAATTAGTAATTGATGAAGCATGACACAGTGTAAAGCAATGGacgttcagaagtaaacacaaccGATCACGACGGGCGATCGcataaaaaatgttgttaaaattgcacttcaactattAGAATATTCAAACTAGgcaatttgctctaaaatatacAATTCATCCAAATCAAATCACtattaaatcaaaatcaacaaagtttgcacaaaattaccacaaaaagtggTAATGTTTGTAATATTGGAGTTAAAAGTGGagggaaaaaatattttgggggAAAGTGCCACATGTCCCCCCTAGTGCCACCACTGTTTAGAAGGTGATTTTATTCAGACATTTGATTGATTTAGTTGTACAGTTGTCATTCAAAAGTTTATTTAGGTGTGGTTATTAGGGGAGGGGAACTAATTATGGTGAATACAGTGGGCTACTTGTGTGACCTTGGCAGCGAAATAAATTTGAGGAACATTTTAAACTTCCATTCAATCTTTTAGggcctgtcattttcttcggaaaggggggccccacatttacaaaaagtcggcatcaatacaATTGCGACCCCTCTAtctcggcaacaaaattttatgacccccactaccaatacaccttaccccctaaaaaggctaaaattttgacccccgtatatttgagtcccccccttccgaagaaaatgatagcccactGAACTTTGCCAGTAAGTGTTATAATTATACCAAATTGTTTTACTGTTTTACTACTTCCAGATGGCAGAGTTTACTCCAGGCATGGCAGTGTTCAATGTGTTTCCGAGTATACTGGATATGGAGAAGACATAAATAGTTTGCAGAACTATGTAGAATGGATGATTTTTACAGTGGTGCAGAACAGGTTTAGAATTTAGATGTGATCAAACAAGACCATGAATGGCACACACCAGAAAGCCATTGTAGGTAAGAACAGTTATTCCagtatatatttctttttatgttgcatgtccagtggcgtagctatggggttgtggtgcccagggcaaGGATACAAACTTTTCACAGCTTGTACCTCAATAGATACACTacaaaaacaaacataataaCAGGTACCGGTATTTTATTTGGTTTATGTTGAGTTATATTTTCATCCACATCTTTTTAATCTATCATCATTTCAAAACCTGGCGCCCAGGGCATGTGTCACCCCtgccccctagctacgccactgtgcatGTCTCTGATTGCCATGGTTGCTTATCAAAACTGAGATAAATTTTGGCCCTTACTGGGATATGGCTTTTTTCTCTTGTGTGCAAAATATTACATCCCAAGTTCACGATGAGTGCAAGCATGGTGTACATACGGACAGGGGTAAAACATGGAATTATATAGGTAAATACCATAATTAACACTTGGTAATTTTGTGGATTGCAGTTAATACAAATAACTAGAAGCAAAATCAGTTGCTCCGGAACCAGGGAAAGGTGGGGCTGTGGTGGCACCCCCCCCAATTAAAGCGCCAcagtaaaatgagattttgatatgaaaattaagCTGTCAGTGCCTACTTTTAATGGACACAAAATCATATCTACATCATGGTTTGTATTTACACAGTACACTCAAACTAGTATTTTGAGTTAAGATGTTGTGTTGCTGAGCCCTTGATTTCTTGTTGACAATTTAAAGATAACACATTGATTTGGAAATAGTGTTTTAGGAATTCCACACAGGTATATGTATATGtcaataataattgtatttttgttctgTCCACAGCACACACACTTCACACTTGCTTCACAACTGGATGTGGATACTGTTACAAAAGCCGGCATCTTAAAAATAAGGAATAAATTTACAGGGGTTGCTATCCTACAAAACTTTGAACTACTTTCCTCAAGCCACACCAAGCTTCAccactttcttcttcttcttcttggatacTGCTTTACAATGATTAAGTTTGATTTGTCAAATGAGCTACTAGGAGCAGCTTGAACTATTAAAAGCATATGATCAAGGTTAAACTTGGCTTTTGCTTTCATCAGGCATCATCGTGAACTGATGATGGTGACAAATTGAACGCATGAATAGTGAGACAATGGAAAACCTTTTTGATGCATGTTTTATAAAGTGAAAGATGACTTTACATTTGTGAGCAAAAGGTGAAAGTAAGCTGAGGTGAAGCTTGACCTCCAATAATGACAATATAAGTAGTTGAGGTGAACAAGGTTGAATGCTTCAGGTTGGCTTAAACATGCTGAATGACCTTTACATTAAAGACAACTGTTTTGTGAATTcatgggctgtcattttcttaagAAAGGTTCATGAATATACTTGGGGTCATAAAATTGTATACCAAAGAATAGtgagggtcaaattttttttataccaaaaatagggAGATACCAAAAATAGAGAGGTTATAAAATTACTACAGTTTCTGTGAAagaagaacagcacttgtttacattttgagagtgtgcacAGTGTAATCAGGGAagtagggttctgattggctgattcaatcgtctgacaatcataacaacagatgcggtaatctgattggccgattacgcatCAAAACGTTGGATGGCACAAACAAAGCTCTGCATTATGTCCCTCATTAACGGGGTgctcgcatcaatctgagcaagctgccattcttctctgaaaccgagtgtaaGGGCATGTGACTATAAACATTTTGGGTGCCGGACTGCCCTACATGCATATTTACACTCTCCACCACACATTTTGCACCATCTTTAGTTACAATGACAAATGTTTCCGTACTGTGCTCACCTTTCCATCAAGCACACATTTTcttgacttttttgggaaaatttgtttcTGGTATGCGTGCAGAAGGGCGGTCATAAAAATATTCTGCcaaaaattggggaggggggtgCCACAAAATGTTCAGCCCACGATGGAGGGGGTTCATAAAAATTGACTGTGGTCACCAACATAATCATGACCCCTCCCTGcccgaagaaaataacagcccctTAGCAGCCCCATATATCTGGTTACACACCTGGTCAACTTTACAACCAAAAGTTAATGGTAAACTTTTTTTGTTATACCTTGTATAGAGggcttgcatgtgacgtatcatcccgtaaatatggcggactcctcaaatgcattcaacaaaagcatgattgcaatctaccgtgacagttcgtctcaccctgcactaccatgactacgatcaaataggttgatgacaacatttgattgaatggactgcactccgccataactacggtgaaggacaccggctcaaatcctttgtttggagccaatcgataatttcatgcagggcctctatatatcCCTTTTGTAGGCATTAGTATCTGTATTATCATTAGTAGTTATATCAATGCTATTGTTGATAGTCAAGTAATTGCCATATTAATGAGTGTATTTTTGTATTGCACAGAGCGTACTGCATAGTGTGTAACACACTCAGCACAGTGCATGCTCCTCTGTGCGTGTAGCATGCTGACAAGGGCATTTTGTGTGTATTGCATGGTTTGAATTAACCATTTTATTTTAGGAGCTTCAAcaaacatgtatttataataaaagtcagaaattaatatttttgcatGTGACGATCATTAAACTCACCACAGCCTGTGATAGGTTTAAAAACACACCAAAgtgaggttgattcatctggtgcctggaGAAATGGAATCACAGACACTTCACCCTAGCAAAAGAAGTTTCTTGTTACTAAAACCTAACTTTGAAGATGAACTTATATGTGTGAAAGTGAAACACTAAACCATATGATGACAAATCATAaactgtttctgagtttgattgacagtaagTTTAATTCCAACTTTGCTGTTTTGTAATGTTGGCATATTTTATCAATGATGATCAGTACAGCTATCTACTATAAAATGAGTATCCCTTGTTTGTTCCTATGCAGTATGAAACAATATAGCAATGGTCACAGGTGTATGGGTATGTATCACATTCACAGCCTTTGGCCTCTGCAAACCCAATTTAAACCAAATGTTGATAGTTTTTCATATTACGTACATGAACAAGCAAGCGATAACTGATAATTGAGATAATGTGTCTGTAATCAGTTTAAAGGCCCTCTTTTTCTTCATTCAGATTGGAGATTTTGGTACTAGTATCAGTGAGAATTAAGcccatacatgtattttacagtattttaggtgacctcaaggaagaacagatatTTTATTGTGGTATTTAACTGATTACATGTAATTGTGTCCCAgtttaaagaagaaataatacAAACAGTTTtagctcttaagggggtactacacccctagcaaattttgtgcctatttttgcatttttctcaaaaattataggacattggtgacaagtaagatatgtatattataggggcaaggactacaactactacactgaaaattcagcaactcaaggcatgtagttattgatttattgatcaaatattggggctccctcatttttgactgtaactccacaactgttgtttgtgctgaaataacatttccagtgcagtagttgtagtccttgcccctataatatacatatcttacttgtcaccaatgcgctatattttttgagaaaaatgcaaaaataggcacaaaattgggcaggggtgtagtaccaccttaagcctcTTATATTAATGCGCTAATCTTTACGAACAAATACTCCTAAGGGTATCTTTCAGGTACAATCTGGTTTAGGGAGAAAATTTGTTGCGCAACCGAGTTAAATTCCTGTTAAGGGGGTGTATTTTGCTCAAAAGGACAAATCCTGTTTTTAAAggatatgttttgaaaatctttgGTAATGGATGTGTACACTGTGGAACTTTAGTGGCCCCCTGGGTATTAATCAGAGAGAGTTTCTATTGGGGTTATTAACATTAGGCTGTCAGCTAGAAAAGGTTTGGGTGGGACTGCAGTGGTTCTTGACAAGACTCCTTATTGAATATGAGTCTTGTTCACCAAGGGATGTTCAGTTTCCATAGACCATCCACTTTTAAGATTAAACTTTTATGTTTTGTAGCCTTCAAATATCCCTTTTGAAGTAGAGTAAATTACCTACATGTGATGTAAATTAAGGCTTAAAAGaagtatgtctcaaagctgccacacACATTCATCTTGCAGTGCGCATTTCTTTTCACAAAAACGTAGGTCAAAATGTTTGAAGCATTTGTTGCTTGGAATATGTGTTGTGAACTTCTAAAATGACACTTTCAATTACCGAAACTATGTTGCGCATTATAAGAATTCATGTAACTTATTCTGATTAgtttgagttggggggggggtaaatagcACTCTTCACTTGATTTCTAGATCTGTGCAAGCTCTGAGacataaaatgatatttttcCTGATATTAAAGGAAACACAGTCTCTTCAAAATGGTGTCAAGCGAAGTGATGTGTAATCTGATTATCActatgccaactggatcacgcttttgagttctgcaccacgatcgaaattatcaaaacacaaagtctatggcatgtaccaCCAATTCCAAAagatgcgtgatccagttaccaaaaatgtaaccactttgctggcGAATTGGATTTTGTTTTGGTATCCATGCTAGTCCCGCGATGACTCCTAAGGGTTATCAGAATCAAACTGTCTTATAATCTTGAATAGGTTTCTGGAAAGGGCATGTGTACCAAGCATTATCTGAGAACGCCTGCGCATGGGATATGTACATTACAAACAT includes the following:
- the LOC140167467 gene encoding uncharacterized protein, which encodes MAGHIVRYINDIAVLVLNDGENRFNLTSINAMTDAVNSIERNVNAKALVITGTGKFFSNGIDLVWLAKQDEDTTREFFQAWKRLDDKLVTFSLPTIAAINGHAFGGGAFLALLCDKRIMRTQKGWICVPAIHLNMELPPHLLEIARIKVQSPKVLRDLVLFGNRFNAVDALNAGLVDVIVDESLLLKKARQMATDTLGKQGIDRNMLRIMKHDLYKPIVESDALSHDILFSQRNNALLNSKL